One part of the Streptomyces sp. NBC_01381 genome encodes these proteins:
- a CDS encoding LysE family translocator, with product MAISTITAFWAVSVLLILVPGADWAYAITAGLRGGSVVPAVSGLVLGYVALTAVVAGGVAAVVASSPGVLTALTMTGAAYLIWLGASALARPGTPGEATDTSGVSQGATGGASRAAGILKGAGISGLNPKALLLFLAILPQFTTPTADWPLAAQLGALGMVHTLSCAVVYLGVGVLARTVLSTRPAAARAVTRASGAAMILIGALLMAERLAA from the coding sequence GTGGCCATCAGCACCATCACCGCCTTCTGGGCGGTGTCCGTCCTCCTCATCCTGGTCCCGGGCGCGGACTGGGCGTACGCCATCACGGCAGGCCTGCGCGGAGGCTCGGTGGTGCCGGCCGTGAGCGGTCTGGTGCTCGGCTATGTGGCCCTGACCGCCGTGGTCGCCGGCGGTGTGGCCGCCGTGGTGGCGAGCAGCCCCGGCGTGCTCACGGCGCTGACGATGACGGGCGCCGCGTACCTGATCTGGCTGGGCGCATCGGCCCTGGCCCGGCCCGGAACACCCGGTGAGGCGACGGACACCTCGGGGGTCTCGCAGGGCGCCACCGGTGGTGCATCCAGGGCTGCCGGGATCCTCAAGGGGGCGGGCATCAGCGGCCTGAACCCCAAGGCCCTGCTGCTCTTCCTCGCGATACTCCCGCAGTTCACCACCCCGACCGCCGACTGGCCGCTGGCCGCCCAGCTCGGCGCGCTCGGCATGGTGCACACGCTCAGCTGCGCGGTGGTCTACCTCGGCGTGGGCGTGCTGGCCCGCACCGTGCTGAGCACCCGCCCGGCCGCCGCCCGCGCCGTCACCCGCGCCTCGGGCGCCGCCATGATCCTGATCGGCGCACTCTTGATGGCCGAACGCCTCGCTGCGTAG
- a CDS encoding class I SAM-dependent methyltransferase: MTLDPARQEEFAGLMVDVLNKGVLALLVSTGHQAGLFDTMSTLPPSTSDDIAKAAQLDERYVREWLGGMVLGGVVEYEPDGATYLLPPEHAASLTTAAGPDNLAGMTPYIGLMGEVEQQVLKAFREGGGVPYSAYPRFQALQAQETARVYDAALVDTIIPLVPGLAEQLRDGIDALDVGTGQGHAPLVLAKAFPRSLFHGLDQSEEGIAAAREEAERLALDNVHYTVGDATQITGRYDLVTAFDVIHDLARPQETLNAVAAALRDSGTFLMCDIAASSKLEENLDHPFGPALFGFSVFYCMTTSLSTGGAGLGTMWGEQTARRMLAEAGFTDVQIQSIEGDPLNAYYVARTVA; this comes from the coding sequence ATGACACTGGACCCCGCGCGGCAGGAGGAATTCGCCGGCCTGATGGTCGACGTGCTCAACAAGGGGGTGCTCGCCCTCCTTGTCAGCACCGGCCACCAGGCCGGCCTCTTCGACACGATGAGTACGCTGCCGCCCTCCACCAGTGACGACATAGCCAAGGCGGCGCAGCTCGACGAACGTTACGTACGCGAGTGGCTCGGCGGCATGGTCCTCGGCGGTGTCGTCGAGTACGAGCCGGACGGCGCGACCTACCTGCTGCCGCCCGAGCACGCCGCGTCGCTCACCACGGCCGCGGGCCCCGACAACCTCGCCGGGATGACGCCCTACATCGGGCTGATGGGAGAGGTCGAACAGCAGGTGCTCAAGGCCTTCCGGGAGGGCGGCGGAGTCCCGTACTCGGCCTACCCCCGCTTCCAGGCACTCCAGGCACAGGAGACGGCCCGCGTGTACGACGCGGCCCTTGTCGACACGATCATCCCGCTCGTCCCCGGCCTCGCCGAGCAGCTGCGCGACGGCATCGACGCGCTGGACGTGGGCACCGGCCAGGGCCACGCCCCGCTCGTCCTGGCCAAGGCGTTCCCGCGCAGCCTCTTCCACGGCCTCGACCAGTCCGAGGAAGGCATCGCGGCCGCCCGCGAGGAGGCCGAACGCCTCGCCCTCGACAACGTCCACTACACGGTCGGCGACGCGACACAGATCACGGGACGCTACGACCTGGTGACCGCCTTCGACGTCATCCACGACCTGGCCCGGCCACAGGAGACCCTGAACGCCGTCGCCGCCGCACTGCGCGACAGCGGCACGTTCCTGATGTGCGACATCGCCGCGTCCAGCAAGCTCGAGGAGAACCTCGACCACCCCTTCGGGCCCGCCCTCTTCGGCTTCTCGGTCTTCTACTGCATGACCACGTCGCTGAGCACGGGCGGCGCGGGCCTCGGCACCATGTGGGGCGAGCAGACCGCACGCCGGATGCTCGCGGAGGCCGGCTTCACCGACGTACAGATCCAGTCGATCGAGGGCGACCCGCTGAACGCCTACTACGTGGCGCGGACCGTCGCCTGA
- a CDS encoding cysteine hydrolase family protein yields MPNSALLVMDIQRDIVAIADDGSGYLTRLRRAIDGARAADIPVIYVVIALRPGTPDVSPHNRAVSAAVRDGLFTEGDHGTGIHDDVAPQQGDIVVTKRRGSAFSGSDLDLVLRTRGIDSLVLTGIATSAVVLYTLCQANDMDFGLTVLHDACLDTDPEAHDFLTEKLFPLWADVVAVDDWVKAVEAR; encoded by the coding sequence ATGCCGAACAGCGCTCTCCTGGTGATGGACATCCAACGGGACATCGTCGCCATCGCCGACGACGGCTCCGGATATCTGACCCGCCTGCGCCGGGCGATCGACGGTGCCCGCGCGGCCGACATACCCGTGATCTACGTGGTCATCGCGTTACGGCCGGGCACTCCCGACGTCAGCCCACACAACCGCGCGGTCAGCGCGGCCGTGCGGGACGGTCTGTTCACCGAGGGCGACCACGGCACCGGGATCCACGACGACGTCGCGCCGCAACAGGGCGACATCGTGGTCACCAAGCGGCGGGGCAGCGCGTTCTCGGGCAGTGACCTCGACCTGGTGCTCAGGACACGGGGCATCGACAGTCTCGTCCTCACCGGCATCGCCACCAGCGCCGTGGTCCTGTACACCCTGTGCCAGGCCAACGACATGGACTTCGGCCTCACGGTCCTGCACGACGCCTGCCTCGACACCGACCCCGAGGCGCACGATTTCCTCACCGAGAAGCTGTTCCCGCTGTGGGCGGACGTCGTCGCCGTGGACGACTGGGTGAAGGCCGTCGAGGCGCGTTAG
- a CDS encoding calcium-binding protein — MPSHYVSRRILRTASAVTLALGTGLAAPFLLAGTADADTPSATAAFSASDHAILYTAASGQTNKVTVTASKSGGSEEITYVIDDEVPVSAGDGCSHPDGADDTKVSCTVATLESQDPYATLKLALGDGDDTVAYDNTTDQTYYFASADLGDGKDTAIHTGGVDGNSVRGRAGDDNLSVGVAGVVGGGDGDDTLHATDGSIAQGGNDNDTIYSDGEDSAVDGGAGNDVIQGGAERQNLSGGDGNDTIRGGTGNDVLYGGTGNDVLYGNSGDDTIYGNSGDDELYGGPGRDTLSGGPGRNIVHQD, encoded by the coding sequence ATGCCCTCTCACTACGTCAGCCGCCGGATTTTACGTACCGCGTCGGCGGTGACGCTGGCTCTCGGTACGGGGCTGGCCGCTCCGTTCCTCCTGGCGGGCACCGCAGATGCCGATACGCCGTCGGCCACCGCCGCGTTCAGCGCGAGCGATCACGCGATCCTCTACACGGCCGCCTCCGGCCAGACCAACAAGGTGACCGTCACCGCGTCCAAGTCCGGCGGCTCCGAAGAGATCACCTACGTGATCGACGATGAGGTCCCGGTCAGCGCGGGCGACGGCTGTTCCCACCCCGACGGCGCGGACGACACCAAGGTCTCCTGCACGGTCGCCACCCTGGAGAGCCAGGACCCGTACGCCACGCTGAAGCTCGCCCTCGGCGACGGCGACGACACCGTCGCGTACGACAACACCACCGACCAGACGTACTACTTCGCCTCGGCCGACCTGGGCGACGGCAAGGACACCGCGATCCACACCGGCGGCGTCGACGGCAACTCCGTCAGGGGCCGGGCGGGCGACGACAACCTCTCGGTGGGCGTGGCCGGGGTGGTGGGCGGCGGTGACGGCGACGACACGCTCCACGCCACCGACGGCAGCATCGCCCAGGGCGGCAACGACAACGACACGATCTACTCAGACGGCGAGGACAGCGCTGTCGACGGCGGCGCGGGGAACGACGTGATCCAGGGCGGCGCGGAGCGGCAGAACCTGTCCGGCGGCGACGGCAACGACACGATCCGCGGCGGGACCGGCAACGACGTCCTGTACGGCGGCACGGGCAACGACGTCCTGTACGGCAACAGCGGTGACGACACGATCTACGGGAACAGCGGCGACGACGAGCTGTACGGCGGGCCCGGCCGGGACACCCTCTCCGGCGGGCCCGGCAGGAACATCGTCCACCAGGACTGA
- a CDS encoding DNA alkylation repair protein, producing the protein MVAEVMAELAGLEDPKARAVNEKHGDDHGVNLGKLRALAKRLKTQQELACRLWETDDTAARLLALLICRPKAFDGDALDAMMREARTPKVHDWLVNYVVKKNPHAEELRRAWSADPDPVVASAGWALTTERVAKKPEGLDLAGLLDVIEAEMKDAPNRLQWAMNHCLAQIGIEHAEHRARAIDIGERLQVLKDYPTSPGCTSPYAPTWIGEMVHRQNDKTVA; encoded by the coding sequence ATGGTGGCCGAGGTGATGGCCGAGCTGGCCGGGCTCGAGGACCCGAAGGCCCGCGCGGTGAACGAGAAGCACGGTGACGATCACGGTGTGAACCTCGGCAAGCTGCGCGCACTCGCGAAGCGGCTGAAGACGCAGCAGGAACTCGCGTGCCGGCTCTGGGAGACGGACGACACCGCGGCGCGGCTGCTCGCGCTGCTGATCTGCCGCCCGAAGGCGTTCGACGGTGACGCGCTGGACGCCATGATGCGCGAGGCGCGCACTCCCAAGGTGCACGACTGGCTCGTGAACTACGTGGTGAAGAAGAACCCGCACGCCGAAGAGCTGCGCCGGGCCTGGTCCGCCGATCCGGATCCCGTGGTCGCGAGCGCCGGCTGGGCGCTGACCACCGAACGCGTGGCGAAGAAGCCCGAGGGCCTCGACCTGGCCGGGCTGCTCGACGTCATCGAGGCGGAGATGAAGGACGCCCCGAATCGCCTGCAGTGGGCGATGAACCACTGCCTGGCCCAGATCGGGATCGAGCACGCCGAGCACCGCGCCCGTGCCATCGACATCGGTGAGCGCCTGCAGGTGCTCAAGGACTACCCGACTTCCCCGGGCTGCACGTCTCCGTACGCACCCACCTGGATCGGCGAGATGGTGCACCGGCAGAACGACAAGACGGTGGCCTGA
- a CDS encoding AraC family transcriptional regulator — protein MLERLNEALDHIESHLDQRIEVTDLARIAMTSEYHFRRMFSALAGISLSEYIRRRRLTIAGAEVLAGERTLLDIAVRHGYGSGEAFARAFRAVHGVGPGEARRDGATLHAQPRMSFRLIVEGSSSMRYRVVEKDEFQVVGKKVRVPLVHVGMNPAIADFIRGIDAETMQRISALSDQQPEGIVGVSDNLDPSRAEGTELDYYHAVVTATAAPEDLDALTVPAGSWAVFENSGPFPESLQYLWRDVFTQWFPSNPYESRPGPEILRTRLSQDAAQADAELWIPVARTAV, from the coding sequence GTGCTTGAGCGGCTGAACGAGGCCCTGGATCACATCGAGTCGCATCTCGATCAGCGGATCGAGGTGACCGATCTGGCGCGGATCGCGATGACGTCGGAGTACCACTTCCGCCGGATGTTCTCCGCGCTGGCGGGGATCTCGCTGTCGGAGTACATCCGACGCAGGCGGCTGACCATCGCGGGCGCCGAGGTGCTCGCCGGGGAGCGGACGCTGCTGGACATCGCCGTGCGCCACGGCTATGGCTCGGGGGAAGCGTTCGCGCGTGCGTTCCGCGCCGTACACGGTGTGGGGCCGGGCGAGGCCCGGCGGGACGGTGCCACTCTGCACGCTCAGCCTCGGATGTCCTTCCGTCTCATTGTCGAAGGGAGCAGCAGCATGCGATACCGGGTCGTGGAGAAGGACGAGTTCCAGGTGGTCGGCAAGAAGGTCCGGGTCCCCCTCGTCCACGTGGGGATGAATCCGGCGATCGCCGACTTCATCCGGGGCATCGACGCGGAGACGATGCAGCGCATCAGCGCGCTGTCCGACCAGCAGCCGGAGGGGATCGTCGGGGTCAGTGACAACCTCGACCCGAGCCGGGCGGAGGGAACCGAACTCGACTACTACCACGCGGTGGTGACCGCGACCGCCGCGCCGGAGGACCTGGACGCGCTCACCGTCCCGGCGGGTAGCTGGGCGGTCTTCGAGAACTCGGGCCCGTTCCCGGAGTCGCTCCAGTACCTGTGGCGCGACGTGTTCACGCAGTGGTTCCCGTCCAACCCGTACGAGAGCCGGCCGGGCCCCGAGATCCTGCGGACCCGCCTGTCGCAGGACGCGGCACAGGCGGACGCGGAGCTGTGGATCCCCGTGGCGCGCACGGCGGTCTGA
- a CDS encoding ankyrin repeat domain-containing protein: MLDAARSGDADAVRGAIKRGADLETRDSSRRTPLLLAATGDHVEAARLLVEAGADPDALDQQHDTPWLVTGVTGSAAMARTLAAADPDYTILNRYGGTSLIPAGEHGHVAYIREVTTNPDIDVDVDHVNNLGWTALLEAVILGDGGRDHQETVRLLLDAGADASIEDKDGVTALDHAEQKGYAGIARRLRT, translated from the coding sequence CTGCTCGACGCCGCGCGATCCGGTGACGCCGACGCGGTGCGCGGCGCCATCAAGCGGGGTGCCGATCTGGAGACCCGCGACAGCAGCCGCCGTACGCCGCTCCTCCTGGCCGCCACCGGCGATCACGTCGAGGCCGCCCGGCTGCTCGTCGAGGCCGGGGCCGACCCGGACGCCCTGGACCAGCAGCACGACACTCCGTGGCTGGTGACCGGCGTGACCGGCAGCGCGGCCATGGCGCGCACTCTGGCCGCGGCCGACCCCGACTACACGATCCTCAACCGGTACGGCGGCACCTCCCTCATCCCGGCCGGCGAGCACGGCCACGTCGCCTACATCCGGGAGGTCACCACCAACCCGGACATCGATGTGGACGTCGACCACGTCAACAACCTCGGCTGGACCGCGCTCCTTGAGGCCGTCATCCTCGGCGACGGCGGGCGCGACCATCAGGAGACGGTGAGGCTCCTCCTGGACGCCGGAGCCGACGCGTCCATCGAGGACAAGGACGGCGTGACCGCGCTCGACCACGCCGAGCAGAAGGGATACGCCGGGATCGCCCGGCGCCTGCGCACGTGA